In a single window of the Spodoptera frugiperda isolate SF20-4 chromosome 19, AGI-APGP_CSIRO_Sfru_2.0, whole genome shotgun sequence genome:
- the LOC118281177 gene encoding uncharacterized transmembrane protein DDB_G0289901-like isoform X46 — MGGVKIILFIGLLSILSANAGKPKKYDNKRIHIQADNSAYTQSGVAMEAAVTDEDGTKGQRYQRDHGNYQYTNKEVTIDPKYIEKRSNDYESTNDNENIGEYSTSADGKHSKSADVYRGKYNSKGKNKYSFVGDDGTEIENEDFNEDESESETKTTTATDTVPVKKPHPAFDTQHTHLMPMQVQVPDGTEKSKWKIVSEKFIENGQPCIIMKMIAMDPDDEETRTTSTTSTNYKSRHSSNSISTYKSGNHPTDQPADGVNGNGPIVIPINNSGASQITIIGGRTSTNFGSGTTTTSATNSPGRNSYVTASNYNNGGTSSGHVITIEEPNQPRDDAAIGRKGSPSSNDANDTGSPGPGQSDAAIERKGGSPSSNDSNDTGSPGPVQSDAPKDGTSTDAGEKGKRRKIKDDKGGSSMVAGDSNGSGANSGPRGSGAASGGNAVAGGTTTGNGGGSSSVAGASTDSAANSGPGGSGAASGGNAVAGGTTTGNGGGSSSVAGASTDSAANSGPGGSGAASGGNAVAGSTTTGNGGGSTSVAGVSTDSAANSGPGGSGAASGGNAVAGGTTTGNGGSSTSVAGASTDSAAHSGPRGSGAASGGNAVSGGTTTGNGGGSTSVAGVSTDSAANSGPKGSGAASGGNAVAGSTTTGNGGGSTSVAGASTDSAANSGPGGSGAASGGNAVAGSTTTGNGGGSTSVAGASTNSAANSGPGGSGASSGGSVVVGSIVIPVPPTKVKGKKHKRKTVKVGGGNPITVASASSTAASHIGPKGMGAVSAGSVVVGSISTLPVVTIVKGKKGKREVIHVDKGSSTTVGSSSSTSAVHTGPKGSRDDIHDETNFSGDGNTDDENSSLEGDNSSQGDGYTTHECNEPDEDTDDGNSGSEDGGNSSEDGNIGSGDGGTTHECNEPDEDTDEGNTGSGDGGTTHECNEPDEDTDDGNSGSGDGGTTHECNEPDEDTDDGNSGSGDGGTTHECNEPDEDTDDGNSGSGDGGNSSEDGNIGSGDGGTTHECNEPDEDTDDGNSGSGDGGTTHECNEPDEDTDEGNTGSGDGYTTHECNEPDEDTDDGNSGSGDGGNSSEDENTGSGDGGTTHECNEPDEDTDDGNSGSGDGGNSSEDGNIGSGDGDTTHECNEPDEDTDDGNSGSGDGGNSSEDGNIGSGDGGTTHECNEPDEDTDDGNSGSGDGGNSSEDGNIGSGDGGNSSEDGNIGSGDGGTTHECNEPDEDTDEGNIGSEDGGTTHECNEPDEDTDDGNSGSGDGGTTHECNEPDEDTDDGNSGSGDGGTTHECNEPDEDTDDGNSGSGDGGTTHECNEPDEDTDDGNSGSGDGGTTHECNEPDEDTDDGNSGSGDGGTTHECNEPDEDTDEGSSGSGDNNTTDESKETGTKPGHKKHHRHHRRHKDSAEYDVGKGWDDSTDGSPDHHHHHHRRHVIVSPWKCKGKICFCFRRFKYVPKFLRDLVL; from the exons ATGGGAGGTGTCAAGATTATTCTGTTCATCGGCTTACTCAGT atctTGAGTGCAAACGCCGGAAAAC caaaaaaatatgacaacaaACGCATCCATATACAAGCCGACAACAGCGCTTACACACAAAGCGGGGTAGCTATGGAAGCAGCTGTTACTGATGAAGACGGCACAAAGGGACAAAGATACCAACGAGACCACGGCAACTACCAATACACGAACAAAGAAGTGACTATCGACCCAAAATATATCGAAAAGAGATCAAACGACTACGAATCCACAAACGACAATGAAAATATTGGAGAATACAGCACCAGTGCTGATGGTAAACATAGTAAATCTGCTGATGTATACAGAGGGAAATATAATAGTAAAGGGAAGAATAAGTATAGCTTTGTTGGAGATGATGGGACAGAGATAGAAAACGAAGATTTTAATGAAGATGAATCGGAATCCGAGACTAAAACTACGACGGCTACTGACACGGTTCCTGTTAAAAAACCTCACCCTGCTTTCGATA CGCAACACACCCATCTCATGCCAATGCAGGTTCAAGTACCCG ATGGTACAGAGAAATCGAAATGGAAGATTGTATCAgaaaaattcatagaaaacggCCAACCTTGCATTATAATGAAAATGATTGCGATGG atcCTGATGATGAAGAAACTAGGACGACATCTACAACATCTACCAATTACAAATCACGTCATTCTTCTAACAGTATTTCGACATACA AAAGTGGCAACCATCCGACGGATCAGCCCGCTGACGGTGTCAATGGAAATGGACCTATTGTTATTCCGATAAATAACTCAG GTGCAtcacaaataacaataataggCGGCAGAACATCAACAAACTTTGGTTCCGGTACTACAACGACATCAGCTACCAATAGCCCTGGTAGAAACAGCTATGTAACAGCCAGCAATTACAACAACGGGGGGACTTCCTCAGGACACGTCATCACTATAGAAGAACCCAATCAACCACGTGAT GATGCTGCTATAGGAAGGAAAGGAAGCCCAAGTTCCAATGATGCAAATGATACAGGAAGTCCAGGACCTGGACAATCAGATGCTGCTATAGAAAGGAAAGGAGGAAGCCCAAGTTCCAATGATTCAAATGATACAGGAAGTCCAGGACCTGTACAATCAGATGCTCCAAAAGATGGTACTTCTACAGATGCTGGTGAAAAAGGCAAAAGAAGGAAGATAAAAGATGATAAAGGCGGTTCAAGCATGGTTGCTGGAGATAGCAACGGTAGCGGAGCTAATTCGGGTCCTAGAGGTTCAGGAGCTGCGTCCGGCGGCAATGCGGTCGCAGGTGGTACTACCACTGGAAACGGAGGAGGCTCCAGTTCTGTTGCTGGAGCTAGCACAGACAGTGCAGCTAATTCGGGTCCTGGAGGTTCTGGTGCTGCGTCCGGCGGCAATGCGGTCGCAGGTGGTACCACCACTGGAAACGGAGGAGGCTCCAGTTCTGTTGCTGGAGCTAGCACAGACAGTGCAGCTAATTCGGGTCCTGGAGGTTCAGGAGCTGCGTCCGGCGGCAATGCGGTCGCAGGCAGTACTACCACTGGAAACGGAGGAGGCTCCACTTCTGTTGCCGGAGTTAGCACAGACAGTGCAGCTAATTCGGGTCCTGGAGGTTCAGGAGCTGCGTCCGGCGGCAATGCAGTTGCAGGTGGTACCACCACTGGAAACGGAGGAAGCTCCACTTCAGTTGCTGGAGCTAGCACAGACAGTGCAGCTCATTCGGGTCCTAGAGGTTCAGGAGCTGCGTCCGGCGGCAATGCGGTCTCAGGTGGTACTACCACTGGAAACGGAGGAGGCTCCACTTCTGTTGCTGGAGTTAGCACAGACAGTGCAGCTAATTCGGGTCCTAAAGGTTCTGGTGCTGCGTCCGGCGGCAATGCGGTCGCAGGCAGTACTACCACTGGAAACGGAGGAGGCTCCACTTCTGTTGCCGGAGCTAGCACAGACAGTGCAGCTAATTCGGGTCCTGGAGGTTCAGGAGCTGCGTCCGGCGGCAATGCGGTCGCAGGCAGTACTACCACTGGCAACGGAGGAGGCTCCACTTCTGTTGCTGGGGCTAGCACAAACAGTGCAGCTAATTCGGGTCCTGGAGGTTCAGGAGCATCCTCAGGAGGCAGTGTCGTTGTGGGTAGCATAGTTATCCCGGTTCCACCAACTAAAGTCAAAGGCAAAAAACACAAACGCAAGACAGTAAAAGTCGGCGGAGGTAACCCTATCACTGTTGCTTCTGCAAGTTCAACTGCCGCATCGCATATTGGACCTAAAGGAATGGGCGCTGTTTCAGCTGGTAGTGTCGTTGTGGGCAGTATATCTACATTACCAGTCGTAACTATAGTGAAAGGTAAAAAGGGCAAGCGTGAAGTTATCCATGTCGATAAAGGAAGCTCAACAACTGTCGGTTCATCCAGTTCCACTTCTGCAGTTCACACTGGACCGAAAGGATCCAGGGATGACATTCATGATGAAACTAACTTTTCTGGAGATGGTAACACCGATGATGAAAATTCCAGTCTGGAAGGTGATAATTCCAGTCAGGGAGATGGATATACCACTCACGAATGCAACGAACCAGATGAGGACACCGATGACGGAAATAGCGGCTCCGAAGATGGAGGTAACAGCTCTGAAGATGGAAATATCGGCTCCGGAGATGGAGGTACCACTCACGAATGCAACGAACCAGATGAGGACACCGATGAGGGAAATACCGGCTCCGGAGATGGAGGTACCACTCACGAATGCAACGAACCAGATGAGGACACCGATGATGGAAATAGCGGCTCCGGTGATGGAGGTACCACTCACGAATGCAACGAACCAGATGAGGACACCGATGATGGAAATAGCGGCTCCGGTGATGGAGGTACCACTCACGAATGCAACGAACCAGATGAGGACACCGATGACGGAAATAGCGGCTCCGGTGATGGAGGTAACAGCTCTGAAGATGGAAATATCGGCTCCGGAGATGGAGGTACCACTCACGAATGCAACGAACCAGATGAGGACACCGATGATGGAAATAGCGGCTCCGGTGATGGAGGTACCACTCACGAATGCAACGAACCAGATGAGGACACCGATGAGGGAAATACCGGCTCCGGAGATGGATATACCACTCACGAATGCAACGAACCAGATGAGGACACCGATGATGGAAATAGCGGCTCCGGTGATGGAGGTAACAGCTCTGAAGATGAAAATACCGGCTCCGGAGATGGAGGTACCACTCACGAATGCAACGAACCAGATGAGGACACCGATGATGGAAATAGCGGCTCCGGTGATGGAGGTAACAGCTCTGAAGATGGAAATATCGGCTCCGGAGATGGAGATACCACTCACGAATGCAACGAACCAGATGAGGACACCGATGATGGAAATAGCGGCTCCGGTGATGGAG GTAACAGCTCTGAAGATGGAAATATCGGCTCCGGAGATGGAG GTACCACTCACGAATGCAACGAACCAGATGAGGACACCGATGACGGAAATAGCGGCTCCGGTGATGGAGGTAACAGCTCTGAAGATGGAAATATCGGCTCCGGAGATGGAG GTAACAGCTCTGAAGATGGAAATATCGGCTCCGGAGATGGAG GTACCACTCACGAATGTAACGAACCAGATGAGGACACCGATGAGGGAAATATCGGCTCCGAAGATGGAGGTACCACTCACGAATGTAACGAACCAGATGAGGACACCGATGATGGAAATAGCGGCTCCGGTGATGGAGGTACCACTCACGAATGCAACGAACCAGATGAGGACACCGATGATGGAAATAGCGGCTCCGGTGATGGAGGTACCACTCACGAATGCAACGAACCAGATGAGGACACCGATGATGGAAATAGCGGCTCCGGTGATGGAGGTACCACTCACGAATGCAACGAACCAGATGAGGACACCGATGATGGAAATAGCGGCTCCGGTGATGGAGGTACCACTCACGAATGCAACGAACCAGATGAGGACACCGATGATGGAAATAGCGGCTCCGGTGATGGAGGTACCACTCACGAATGCAACGAACCTGATGAGGACACCGATGAGGGAAGCTCCGGCTCCGGAGATAATAATACCACTGATGAAAGTAAAGAGACCGGAACAAAACCAGGACATAAGAAGCACCACAGACATCATCGCAGACATAAAGACTCCGCTGAATACGACGTCGGTAAAGGATGGGATGATTCAACGGACGGTAGCcctgatcatcatcatcatcatcataggAGACACGTTATCGTCTCACCTTGGAAATGCAAAGGAAAGATTTGCTTCTGTTTCCGAAGATTTAAATATGTGCCGAAATTTCTTCGCGATTTAGTTTTGTAA
- the LOC118281177 gene encoding uncharacterized transmembrane protein DDB_G0289901-like isoform X32, with protein MGGVKIILFIGLLSILSANAGKPKKYDNKRIHIQADNSAYTQSGVAMEAAVTDEDGTKGQRYQRDHGNYQYTNKEVTIDPKYIEKRSNDYESTNDNENIGEYSTSADGKHSKSADVYRGKYNSKGKNKYSFVGDDGTEIENEDFNEDESESETKTTTATDTVPVKKPHPAFDTQHTHLMPMQVQVPDGTEKSKWKIVSEKFIENGQPCIIMKMIAMDPDDEETRTTSTTSTNYKSRHSSNSISTYKSGNHPTDQPADGVNGNGPIVIPINNSGASQITIIGGRTSTNFGSGTTTTSATNSPGRNSYVTASNYNNGGTSSGHVITIEEPNQPRDDAAIGRKGSPSSNDANDTGSPGPGQSDAAIERKGGSPSSNDSNDTGSPGPVQSDAPKDGTSTDAGEKGKRRKIKDDKGGSSMVAGDSNGSGANSGPRGSGAASGGNAVAGGTTTGNGGGSSSVAGASTDSAANSGPGGSGAASGGNAVAGGTTTGNGGGSSSVAGASTDSAANSGPGGSGAASGGNAVAGSTTTGNGGGSTSVAGVSTDSAANSGPGGSGAASGGNAVAGGTTTGNGGSSTSVAGASTDSAAHSGPRGSGAASGGNAVSGGTTTGNGGGSTSVAGVSTDSAANSGPKGSGAASGGNAVAGSTTTGNGGGSTSVAGASTDSAANSGPGGSGAASGGNAVAGSTTTGNGGGSTSVAGASTNSAANSGPGGSGASSGGSVVVGSIVIPVPPTKVKGKKHKRKTVKVGGGNPITVASASSTAASHIGPKGMGAVSAGSVVVGSISTLPVVTIVKGKKGKREVIHVDKGSSTTVGSSSSTSAVHTGPKGSRDDIHDETNFSGDGNTDDENSSLEGDNSSQGDGYTTHECNEPDEDTDDGNSGSEDGGNSSEDGNIGSGDGGTTHECNEPDEDTDEGNTGSGDGGTTHECNEPDEDTDDGNSGSGDGGTTHECNEPDEDTDDGNSGSGDGGTTHECNEPDEDTDDGNSGSGDGGNSSEDGNIGSGDGGTTHECNEPDEDTDDGNSGSGDGGTTHECNEPDEDTDEGNTGSGDGYTTHECNEPDEDTDDGNSGSGDGGNSSEDENTGSGDGGTTHECNEPDEDTDDGNSGSGDGGNSSEDGNIGSGDGDTTHECNEPDEDTDDGNSGSGDGGNSSEDGNIGSGDGGNSSEDGNIGSGDGGTTHECNEPDEDTDDGNSGSGDGGNSSEDGNIGSGDGGTTHECNEPDEDTDDGNSGSGDGGNSSEDGNIGSGDGGTTHECNEPDEDTDEGNIGSEDGGTTHECNEPDEDTDDGNSGSGDGGTTHECNEPDEDTDDGNSGSGDGGTTHECNEPDEDTDDGNSGSGDGGTTHECNEPDEDTDDGNSGSGDGGTTHECNEPDEDTDDGNSGSGDGGTTHECNEPDEDTDEGSSGSGDNNTTDESKETGTKPGHKKHHRHHRRHKDSAEYDVGKGWDDSTDGSPDHHHHHHRRHVIVSPWKCKGKICFCFRRFKYVPKFLRDLVL; from the exons ATGGGAGGTGTCAAGATTATTCTGTTCATCGGCTTACTCAGT atctTGAGTGCAAACGCCGGAAAAC caaaaaaatatgacaacaaACGCATCCATATACAAGCCGACAACAGCGCTTACACACAAAGCGGGGTAGCTATGGAAGCAGCTGTTACTGATGAAGACGGCACAAAGGGACAAAGATACCAACGAGACCACGGCAACTACCAATACACGAACAAAGAAGTGACTATCGACCCAAAATATATCGAAAAGAGATCAAACGACTACGAATCCACAAACGACAATGAAAATATTGGAGAATACAGCACCAGTGCTGATGGTAAACATAGTAAATCTGCTGATGTATACAGAGGGAAATATAATAGTAAAGGGAAGAATAAGTATAGCTTTGTTGGAGATGATGGGACAGAGATAGAAAACGAAGATTTTAATGAAGATGAATCGGAATCCGAGACTAAAACTACGACGGCTACTGACACGGTTCCTGTTAAAAAACCTCACCCTGCTTTCGATA CGCAACACACCCATCTCATGCCAATGCAGGTTCAAGTACCCG ATGGTACAGAGAAATCGAAATGGAAGATTGTATCAgaaaaattcatagaaaacggCCAACCTTGCATTATAATGAAAATGATTGCGATGG atcCTGATGATGAAGAAACTAGGACGACATCTACAACATCTACCAATTACAAATCACGTCATTCTTCTAACAGTATTTCGACATACA AAAGTGGCAACCATCCGACGGATCAGCCCGCTGACGGTGTCAATGGAAATGGACCTATTGTTATTCCGATAAATAACTCAG GTGCAtcacaaataacaataataggCGGCAGAACATCAACAAACTTTGGTTCCGGTACTACAACGACATCAGCTACCAATAGCCCTGGTAGAAACAGCTATGTAACAGCCAGCAATTACAACAACGGGGGGACTTCCTCAGGACACGTCATCACTATAGAAGAACCCAATCAACCACGTGAT GATGCTGCTATAGGAAGGAAAGGAAGCCCAAGTTCCAATGATGCAAATGATACAGGAAGTCCAGGACCTGGACAATCAGATGCTGCTATAGAAAGGAAAGGAGGAAGCCCAAGTTCCAATGATTCAAATGATACAGGAAGTCCAGGACCTGTACAATCAGATGCTCCAAAAGATGGTACTTCTACAGATGCTGGTGAAAAAGGCAAAAGAAGGAAGATAAAAGATGATAAAGGCGGTTCAAGCATGGTTGCTGGAGATAGCAACGGTAGCGGAGCTAATTCGGGTCCTAGAGGTTCAGGAGCTGCGTCCGGCGGCAATGCGGTCGCAGGTGGTACTACCACTGGAAACGGAGGAGGCTCCAGTTCTGTTGCTGGAGCTAGCACAGACAGTGCAGCTAATTCGGGTCCTGGAGGTTCTGGTGCTGCGTCCGGCGGCAATGCGGTCGCAGGTGGTACCACCACTGGAAACGGAGGAGGCTCCAGTTCTGTTGCTGGAGCTAGCACAGACAGTGCAGCTAATTCGGGTCCTGGAGGTTCAGGAGCTGCGTCCGGCGGCAATGCGGTCGCAGGCAGTACTACCACTGGAAACGGAGGAGGCTCCACTTCTGTTGCCGGAGTTAGCACAGACAGTGCAGCTAATTCGGGTCCTGGAGGTTCAGGAGCTGCGTCCGGCGGCAATGCAGTTGCAGGTGGTACCACCACTGGAAACGGAGGAAGCTCCACTTCAGTTGCTGGAGCTAGCACAGACAGTGCAGCTCATTCGGGTCCTAGAGGTTCAGGAGCTGCGTCCGGCGGCAATGCGGTCTCAGGTGGTACTACCACTGGAAACGGAGGAGGCTCCACTTCTGTTGCTGGAGTTAGCACAGACAGTGCAGCTAATTCGGGTCCTAAAGGTTCTGGTGCTGCGTCCGGCGGCAATGCGGTCGCAGGCAGTACTACCACTGGAAACGGAGGAGGCTCCACTTCTGTTGCCGGAGCTAGCACAGACAGTGCAGCTAATTCGGGTCCTGGAGGTTCAGGAGCTGCGTCCGGCGGCAATGCGGTCGCAGGCAGTACTACCACTGGCAACGGAGGAGGCTCCACTTCTGTTGCTGGGGCTAGCACAAACAGTGCAGCTAATTCGGGTCCTGGAGGTTCAGGAGCATCCTCAGGAGGCAGTGTCGTTGTGGGTAGCATAGTTATCCCGGTTCCACCAACTAAAGTCAAAGGCAAAAAACACAAACGCAAGACAGTAAAAGTCGGCGGAGGTAACCCTATCACTGTTGCTTCTGCAAGTTCAACTGCCGCATCGCATATTGGACCTAAAGGAATGGGCGCTGTTTCAGCTGGTAGTGTCGTTGTGGGCAGTATATCTACATTACCAGTCGTAACTATAGTGAAAGGTAAAAAGGGCAAGCGTGAAGTTATCCATGTCGATAAAGGAAGCTCAACAACTGTCGGTTCATCCAGTTCCACTTCTGCAGTTCACACTGGACCGAAAGGATCCAGGGATGACATTCATGATGAAACTAACTTTTCTGGAGATGGTAACACCGATGATGAAAATTCCAGTCTGGAAGGTGATAATTCCAGTCAGGGAGATGGATATACCACTCACGAATGCAACGAACCAGATGAGGACACCGATGACGGAAATAGCGGCTCCGAAGATGGAGGTAACAGCTCTGAAGATGGAAATATCGGCTCCGGAGATGGAGGTACCACTCACGAATGCAACGAACCAGATGAGGACACCGATGAGGGAAATACCGGCTCCGGAGATGGAGGTACCACTCACGAATGCAACGAACCAGATGAGGACACCGATGATGGAAATAGCGGCTCCGGTGATGGAGGTACCACTCACGAATGCAACGAACCAGATGAGGACACCGATGATGGAAATAGCGGCTCCGGTGATGGAGGTACCACTCACGAATGCAACGAACCAGATGAGGACACCGATGACGGAAATAGCGGCTCCGGTGATGGAGGTAACAGCTCTGAAGATGGAAATATCGGCTCCGGAGATGGAGGTACCACTCACGAATGCAACGAACCAGATGAGGACACCGATGATGGAAATAGCGGCTCCGGTGATGGAGGTACCACTCACGAATGCAACGAACCAGATGAGGACACCGATGAGGGAAATACCGGCTCCGGAGATGGATATACCACTCACGAATGCAACGAACCAGATGAGGACACCGATGATGGAAATAGCGGCTCCGGTGATGGAGGTAACAGCTCTGAAGATGAAAATACCGGCTCCGGAGATGGAGGTACCACTCACGAATGCAACGAACCAGATGAGGACACCGATGATGGAAATAGCGGCTCCGGTGATGGAGGTAACAGCTCTGAAGATGGAAATATCGGCTCCGGAGATGGAGATACCACTCACGAATGCAACGAACCAGATGAGGACACCGATGATGGAAATAGCGGCTCCGGTGATGGAG GTAACAGCTCTGAAGATGGAAATATCGGCTCCGGAGATGGAG GTAACAGCTCTGAAGATGGAAATATCGGCTCCGGAGATGGAGGTACCACTCACGAATGCAACGAACCAGATGAGGACACCGATGATGGAAATAGCGGCTCCGGTGATGGAG GTAACAGCTCTGAAGATGGAAATATCGGCTCCGGAGATGGAGGTACCACTCACGAATGCAACGAACCAGATGAGGACACCGATGACGGAAATAGCGGCTCCGGTGATGGAGGTAACAGCTCTGAAGATGGAAATATCGGCTCCGGAGATGGAG GTACCACTCACGAATGTAACGAACCAGATGAGGACACCGATGAGGGAAATATCGGCTCCGAAGATGGAGGTACCACTCACGAATGTAACGAACCAGATGAGGACACCGATGATGGAAATAGCGGCTCCGGTGATGGAGGTACCACTCACGAATGCAACGAACCAGATGAGGACACCGATGATGGAAATAGCGGCTCCGGTGATGGAGGTACCACTCACGAATGCAACGAACCAGATGAGGACACCGATGATGGAAATAGCGGCTCCGGTGATGGAGGTACCACTCACGAATGCAACGAACCAGATGAGGACACCGATGATGGAAATAGCGGCTCCGGTGATGGAGGTACCACTCACGAATGCAACGAACCAGATGAGGACACCGATGATGGAAATAGCGGCTCCGGTGATGGAGGTACCACTCACGAATGCAACGAACCTGATGAGGACACCGATGAGGGAAGCTCCGGCTCCGGAGATAATAATACCACTGATGAAAGTAAAGAGACCGGAACAAAACCAGGACATAAGAAGCACCACAGACATCATCGCAGACATAAAGACTCCGCTGAATACGACGTCGGTAAAGGATGGGATGATTCAACGGACGGTAGCcctgatcatcatcatcatcatcataggAGACACGTTATCGTCTCACCTTGGAAATGCAAAGGAAAGATTTGCTTCTGTTTCCGAAGATTTAAATATGTGCCGAAATTTCTTCGCGATTTAGTTTTGTAA